The genomic stretch AGCACCATACTAGTGCACTTAGAAAAAAATGCTGACCAGCTTGATCATAAACAAAGAGTACTTCAAGTCTTTTGCATGCCTGGTGTTTTCACATGCATTTCTACTAGGTGATATACAATGGCAAAGATGggttaaaaaatagaaaaacttAGGGCAGGCTAAGGAAGAGCAAAATATTCCGTCCATTCTTGAAGTTCACATTTGATTTTAGTTGTCCCATTTGTGGATTTATCAGTCAAATTTTACAATCACCCCTCTAggttttttaaattaaagtctCAAACTTGTAATAGTGCTCACAAGTCACAAATCACAATGTTTGTCATTGTATCATCACATTGTAATAGTGTTAACTTGTACAATGTGTTTTCTCTTATATACTCACAAATTCTTTCCAATTCTacccttcttttttcttttcctcccAAGTTGTTAACGctgttaaatataataacttgtaCATTGTTCTTACTTTCTTGTACACTTACAAATTCTTTCcgattttacaattttttatttataggcaTAATAGTTAGTTATAAGATCATGTAAttgttcatttattttaattacataatttcacTATCATTTTTGCTCATGGgcttgtgtgtgtatgtgtgtgtgcgcgttTGATTGTAACTACTGTCTGTTTGGCATTGaaccaaaaaaacacacacacacagtgtAGCCAATTGTTTGTGGAGTATATGCTAAGCAAGGAAATGAAATAGTGGCTTTGCAAGTTTTGGTTTTGGATCAGGGTCACGAGGAGCAAGTCTGAGAGTAGGTTTGCACACATGCATGTTTGTGTGATACATATGTAGAGATTTCACCTAAggcatgaaaatataataaatttgaaaattaaacaaGAATTGGGAACAAAAGATCTTACTTTGCAGGGAGTCCAGTAACTGCACACACCGGCTTCTGTGGGTCTGTAAAGATGAAAATTAGTCAAAACTATAACAAGTACATGATGAGGGAAGAACAGTCTGAAGCCATCAACCTGCACAATACCATATTCAGGGTATAAGGGAGGGAAAGCAAGAGATATTTCCTAAAGTAGCAATGTTTTATTAGAGCTTCAAGTTACTATATAGGTATTAACTGAAGGAATTCTAAGACAAACCTAAAGACTAAAGTAAACCCTAATGCTGAACTACATATAAGCTTGGTTTCCATGGATGAATTTGTTAACggcattatttaaaaaatctacCTCAGGTTCACGACAAGAGTTAAAAACTATGAACTATGGGCTGAACTTTTTCTTTTCATCAAATGTTGTGATCGAACAAGTTCTCCTACATCCTACCCAACATCTTAGACCCAACATAGTCATAGGTACTACACAGTTTTTGACTACATACTCATGGTGTTGCCAGCAAGAACAGGTTCATTATAATGTTAGGCTATCGTGTGATTTTACACTGCAATTAGCACAAGAAGAAGATGATAGACCAGCATAGGATCACATAACTTACATGGAGTGGATGTGGTTGATATCTCTGACTCAAATGATGCACCATTATTAAATTCAAGGTACGAACAACCTACAATGATGTTTACACAAAGTTCAGAggcaaaatttgaattttacaAGAACATTTTAGCAAATATGAGGCTCTAGGAATGGTGCAGCTGCAGCAAATTAAGATAATGCTGACTGAAACATTACAGATACCATCTTGTGGAAGACAACGTACCATCTTTTGAAAGATATCTTATCTGAGGACCACTGTAGACTGCTTTATGAACAATGGCTTTTTTCTTCACTTCTTCTTCTCTGGCTAAAACCTTTTCCAAGTTCCTCAAGTTCATGATCTCTGCAAAAGTGAGTTAAGATCCTCATAACAGGCCTTATTCAAGAAAACTAATGAATGAAACATTCAAAGCATAATCATAACCTGTCTGAGCTGCCTCCAAAAGCATCTCTTCTTGACTCATTTTTTTCTCTTCAccttccttttttcttttaattggcTGCTGAAGCATCAATGATTAGTTCTAACCAATTATGCAAAACAAATAGGGATAGAGGTTATGAAAAGAATTTAAGTATTGTGCTCAAACTGATCCTACATTTTGTAGCTTCAATTCCTTCTTTTCATATAGGggagacaaaaaataaataaaaaataaaaaataaacactaATTGTCATTTCACCTAACCTTCATAGTTGCCTGCAATGCTGCACGTATTGCATCCCTTTCAGCTTGTCTTACAATGACAGAAGTTCTTGTTGATTTTCTAATTATTCTCTCCTCTTCAACATCATCAGGTGCATCATGATGTTCAGGAGGTGTGGATTGCTCTGGAGTTTTTTTCTCTTCAGAAGCAGTCTCTAACTTAGAAAgtactttctttttctttttcttctttcccgAAGGTTTTCCAGGAAATATTAATCGTTTTTTTCTCTGCGTCCTAGCATAAAAAGTCATAATCTTCAACACACcctgaataaaattaaagagtttGCTCTGACTTG from Ipomoea triloba cultivar NCNSP0323 chromosome 12, ASM357664v1 encodes the following:
- the LOC115998272 gene encoding SWR1 complex subunit 2 isoform X1, whose protein sequence is MESSNGDKQAATVFLDRASRATRGKRMTKLLDEEIEEDEVFWNQDALKDEENDQEYEEEAEVADVFDSDFDEDEPVADEEGENEPEDRTQRKKRLIFPGKPSGKKKKKKKVLSKLETASEEKKTPEQSTPPEHHDAPDDVEEERIIRKSTRTSVIVRQAERDAIRAALQATMKQPIKRKKEGEEKKMSQEEMLLEAAQTEIMNLRNLEKVLAREEEVKKKAIVHKAVYSGPQIRYLSKDGCSYLEFNNGASFESEISTTSTPYPQKPVCAVTGLPAKYRDPKTGLPYATKEAFKIIRERYSIEKNSLVEKKGIIDVLSNTISGSGFSRRRKRSKPPHNSREMSDSRVFARFRRIPIYEIQDSE
- the LOC115998272 gene encoding SWR1 complex subunit 2 isoform X2; amino-acid sequence: MESSNGDKQAATVFLDRASRATRGKRMTKLLDEEIEEDEVFWNQDALKDEENDQEYEEEAEVADVFDSDFDEDEPVADEEGENEPEDRTQRKKRLIFPGKPSGKKKKKKKVLSKLETASEEKKTPEQSTPPEHHDAPDDVEEERIIRKSTRTSVIVRQAERDAIRAALQATMKPIKRKKEGEEKKMSQEEMLLEAAQTEIMNLRNLEKVLAREEEVKKKAIVHKAVYSGPQIRYLSKDGCSYLEFNNGASFESEISTTSTPYPQKPVCAVTGLPAKYRDPKTGLPYATKEAFKIIRERYSIEKNSLVEKKGIIDVLSNTISGSGFSRRRKRSKPPHNSREMSDSRVFARFRRIPIYEIQDSE